A single window of Rubripirellula lacrimiformis DNA harbors:
- a CDS encoding iron ABC transporter permease produces MSQEARSIGLEAYVHAKVRCHERPIDSPLISGARAGGFLYFIASLLFYYLANVYSSLQIGGYYLKEPTKVLFWITIGGAFFGAAVFWILSITVARLRVTFDGARVGFLVGFFVGAGLGAALSISTSLAANPWQIEAVLTLQAGEFNGAAIRAGSMFAVVGAFVGAIRSRPIALPNDTQVPRFLDRNQRARTFVFPNSQWERSTQLVDRERFQFGLGRILVLTAVIALAIAIPRMMYVRLMSIPVVAHYAGAEVLIPFFVSVLIFVTPYVVWVTFRGPQAFTSLATALGRWIHFRKISRPPGGRNRFPD; encoded by the coding sequence ATGAGTCAGGAAGCTAGAAGTATTGGTCTAGAGGCTTACGTGCACGCCAAGGTGCGCTGCCACGAACGACCGATCGATTCGCCGCTGATTTCAGGAGCTCGTGCCGGCGGCTTTCTCTATTTCATTGCGTCTCTGCTGTTTTACTACCTTGCGAACGTGTACTCGTCGCTGCAGATCGGCGGATACTATCTGAAAGAGCCGACGAAAGTGCTTTTTTGGATCACCATTGGCGGGGCGTTCTTTGGAGCGGCGGTGTTTTGGATCTTGTCGATCACGGTTGCACGCCTGCGAGTGACGTTTGACGGTGCCCGAGTGGGATTTCTCGTTGGTTTTTTCGTTGGCGCTGGGCTGGGCGCGGCGCTTTCCATATCCACTTCTCTGGCGGCGAATCCTTGGCAGATCGAAGCGGTGCTGACTTTGCAGGCGGGGGAGTTCAATGGGGCGGCAATCCGTGCTGGATCGATGTTCGCAGTCGTCGGTGCTTTCGTTGGTGCGATTCGATCACGTCCCATAGCCTTGCCGAACGATACGCAAGTGCCAAGATTCTTGGATCGAAACCAGCGTGCACGTACTTTTGTCTTTCCAAATTCCCAATGGGAAAGATCAACTCAACTCGTTGACCGAGAGAGGTTTCAGTTCGGACTGGGTCGTATCCTTGTGCTGACTGCCGTGATCGCGTTGGCAATTGCGATCCCGCGGATGATGTATGTTCGGCTGATGTCGATTCCCGTGGTTGCGCATTACGCTGGCGCTGAAGTGCTGATCCCCTTCTTTGTGTCCGTCCTGATCTTCGTTACACCTTACGTTGTTTGGGTGACATTTCGCGGACCTCAGGCTTTCACGAGCCTTGCGACGGCATTGGGCCGCTGGATTCATTTTCGGAAAATATCTCGGCCACCCGGTGGACGCAACCGTTTCCCCGACTGA
- a CDS encoding SPW repeat protein yields the protein MSDSKKYIPLSERLQQDVWHDNFVPKYSALASAKPSKLVLIGVWLIFAPWALGAIAVGLSTLSDSPDLGTAVLSLIGPILFCMLAGAILFVQTRRYRIAKLQSDDDGEEAEGARHDPDEGVTKA from the coding sequence ATGTCTGATTCCAAGAAATACATTCCGCTTTCGGAACGTCTTCAGCAGGACGTATGGCACGACAACTTCGTGCCGAAATACTCTGCGCTCGCATCGGCAAAGCCAAGTAAGCTGGTCTTGATTGGCGTCTGGTTGATCTTTGCGCCGTGGGCGCTAGGTGCGATTGCTGTTGGACTATCGACACTGTCGGATTCGCCCGATTTGGGGACTGCCGTGCTGTCCTTGATCGGGCCGATTCTGTTCTGCATGCTCGCTGGCGCGATTCTGTTTGTTCAGACGCGACGTTACCGAATCGCGAAATTGCAATCGGACGACGACGGCGAGGAAGCGGAAGGGGCTCGTCACGATCCGGACGAGGGTGTGACCAAGGCATGA
- a CDS encoding thioredoxin domain-containing protein, which produces MFKKKHNLPICAELAGYAFLLLLPIGGCVRGDGGQGEVENSRRLVESDSAAIDPVDNFSVTSRFSIRQDDFALGQDAVRLLTDAESEAITTHRNVMLQFSGPRCPPCRAMSLALATVKRLIEKDFVFVEIDRRMHNFDKVYSAYSRDVGSVPYLCFLSPTGSILAEGKNNGENIGFPLTPSTIVRFREMLDTTSSRLSAEELEQIV; this is translated from the coding sequence ATGTTCAAAAAAAAGCACAACTTGCCGATCTGCGCTGAACTCGCTGGCTACGCTTTCCTCTTGCTATTGCCAATCGGCGGATGCGTTCGAGGGGATGGTGGGCAGGGAGAAGTTGAAAACAGTCGTCGTTTGGTCGAGTCGGATTCAGCGGCTATTGACCCCGTGGATAACTTCTCGGTGACTTCTCGCTTTTCAATCCGGCAAGACGATTTTGCGCTCGGCCAAGATGCGGTTCGATTGCTGACGGACGCTGAATCTGAAGCTATAACAACTCACCGAAACGTCATGCTGCAATTTAGCGGTCCACGTTGTCCACCCTGCAGGGCAATGTCGCTCGCTTTGGCAACGGTCAAACGGCTGATTGAAAAGGACTTTGTCTTTGTGGAAATCGATCGCCGAATGCACAATTTCGACAAAGTCTATTCTGCTTACAGTCGTGATGTCGGGAGCGTCCCATACCTTTGCTTCCTGTCCCCGACTGGAAGCATCTTGGCAGAGGGCAAGAACAATGGCGAAAACATAGGGTTTCCCTTGACGCCTTCTACCATAGTGCGTTTCCGCGAAATGCTGGATACCACTTCTAGCCGATTGTCTGCCGAGGAACTTGAGCAAATTGTCTAG
- a CDS encoding sensor histidine kinase, whose translation MSSQSEDATITRRGLTASYVVALLIVASMLLLAFLTVAWQLGKNEDDARLINVSGRQRMLSQRISLMASSLLDPSSDQSGIQLRTDFRDAVDLMQRSQDWLTGTVDGRTDSSHKISAPLQELYFGDAGVVTLVRAHLADANRLFTITESDHSIADAESIANEIRGRAVSHDLLGKLDCVVQQYESEAEEKLRQFWWLEFAFLMVGLSALAAEAIFIFRPMVRTVIQSVSELQNANQELVEFSYRISHDLRAPVLSSIGIAEITKDALDENDVDEAKESLSHICRALKRVSETSDDILQLTKMRMADVKKETFGLTQMIEESLEALSHMPGCENVAITTIVSTNDRVHAKRLFVKQSIENLISNAIKFQDPKISQARAEVSAQIDNGVCVISVTDNGLGIASNYRSRMFSMFQRFHPSVSGGSGLGLYLVKQNASALEGDLSYVPLEKGSRFTFSFPV comes from the coding sequence ATGTCGTCGCAGTCTGAAGATGCGACAATTACACGTCGTGGCCTGACTGCATCCTATGTCGTGGCTTTGTTGATCGTTGCCAGCATGCTGTTGCTGGCGTTTCTGACCGTGGCTTGGCAGCTGGGGAAGAACGAAGACGACGCCAGATTGATCAACGTCAGCGGCAGGCAGCGGATGCTGTCGCAGCGTATATCGTTGATGGCATCAAGTCTGTTGGATCCAAGCTCGGATCAAAGTGGCATCCAGCTTCGAACGGACTTCCGCGATGCGGTTGATCTGATGCAGAGAAGTCAGGATTGGTTGACTGGTACGGTTGATGGCCGGACTGATTCGAGTCACAAAATCAGTGCTCCGCTGCAGGAGCTGTATTTTGGTGATGCCGGAGTGGTCACGCTGGTGCGAGCCCACTTAGCCGATGCGAATCGGTTGTTCACGATCACGGAATCCGATCACTCGATCGCGGACGCAGAATCGATCGCCAATGAAATCCGTGGACGGGCGGTCTCTCATGATCTGCTCGGAAAACTGGATTGCGTCGTTCAGCAGTACGAATCCGAGGCTGAAGAGAAGCTGCGCCAGTTTTGGTGGTTGGAGTTTGCGTTTTTGATGGTTGGCCTATCTGCTTTGGCTGCTGAGGCAATCTTCATCTTCCGGCCCATGGTGCGGACCGTGATTCAAAGCGTTTCCGAGTTGCAGAATGCGAACCAAGAGTTGGTTGAATTTTCCTACCGCATTTCGCACGATTTAAGAGCTCCCGTTTTGTCGTCCATTGGGATTGCCGAAATCACCAAGGACGCACTCGACGAAAATGATGTCGATGAAGCCAAGGAGTCATTGAGTCATATTTGTCGCGCACTGAAGCGTGTTTCCGAAACATCCGACGACATTCTGCAATTGACCAAGATGCGAATGGCGGACGTTAAAAAAGAGACGTTCGGGTTAACGCAAATGATCGAAGAATCGCTAGAGGCACTCTCGCACATGCCGGGATGCGAAAACGTCGCGATCACCACCATTGTGTCAACAAACGATCGAGTTCATGCTAAGCGGCTGTTTGTCAAACAGTCCATCGAAAATTTGATTTCAAACGCGATCAAATTCCAGGATCCCAAAATTAGTCAGGCCCGTGCGGAAGTTTCCGCGCAGATTGACAACGGAGTCTGTGTCATTTCCGTTACGGACAATGGCTTGGGGATTGCGTCGAACTATCGTTCAAGAATGTTTTCGATGTTTCAACGATTTCATCCCAGCGTATCGGGTGGAAGTGGATTGGGCTTGTACTTGGTCAAGCAAAATGCTTCTGCGCTTGAGGGGGATCTGAGCTACGTCCCGCTCGAGAAAGGTTCCCGTTTCACGTTCTCATTTCCGGTCTAG
- a CDS encoding response regulator, with protein MNTVFLIDDDEADQYLCQRVFKRSGFSCELWTASDGVEALDLLRDADGVPDLILLDINMPRMNGHGFLAEYSKLWSREIPVIVVLTSSDQACDREQAMKYPAVKDYIVKPLRKEMIETLDALVKSVKANCKASE; from the coding sequence TTGAATACCGTATTTTTGATCGACGATGACGAGGCCGATCAGTACCTTTGCCAACGCGTGTTCAAACGAAGCGGGTTTTCGTGCGAACTATGGACCGCTAGCGATGGAGTCGAGGCACTGGACTTGCTGCGTGATGCAGACGGTGTCCCCGATTTGATTTTGTTGGACATCAACATGCCACGGATGAATGGTCATGGATTTCTGGCCGAATACAGCAAGCTTTGGTCTCGCGAGATTCCTGTCATTGTCGTGCTGACCAGTTCCGACCAGGCCTGTGACCGTGAGCAGGCAATGAAGTATCCAGCCGTTAAAGATTACATCGTCAAGCCGCTCCGTAAGGAGATGATCGAAACGCTGGATGCACTCGTCAAATCGGTGAAAGCGAATTGCAAGGCAAGCGAGTAA
- a CDS encoding SGNH/GDSL hydrolase family protein: MNLLRVLIPLLMISQLVSADEPVRERIEWIDIWVTDADKDKLPRVLLVGDSITRGYFGAVESQLSGKAYCARLTTSKCVSDPSFNADLRLMLDQYDFTVVHFNNGLHGWGYTEEQYRDGLAATVDFVKQNAADTKFIWATTTPVREKDDLEKFGERTQRVRVRNADAAAIMQDHGFATDDLFHLVKDHPDWQSKDGVHFNGKGNEALAKQVADSISKCLPDSVPTADDSDTQ, from the coding sequence ATGAATTTGCTTCGCGTCCTGATTCCCCTGCTGATGATTTCGCAACTTGTTTCGGCTGATGAACCGGTGCGAGAGCGGATCGAATGGATCGACATTTGGGTCACGGACGCCGACAAGGACAAGCTTCCTAGAGTCTTGTTGGTCGGTGATTCGATCACACGCGGCTACTTTGGTGCGGTCGAGAGTCAGTTGTCTGGAAAGGCCTACTGCGCACGGCTAACCACATCGAAGTGCGTCTCCGATCCGTCTTTCAATGCTGACCTGCGGTTGATGTTGGATCAATACGATTTCACCGTCGTCCATTTCAATAACGGGCTGCATGGTTGGGGATACACGGAAGAACAGTACCGTGATGGATTGGCGGCGACGGTTGACTTTGTAAAGCAGAATGCAGCCGACACAAAATTCATTTGGGCGACGACGACGCCGGTGCGTGAAAAAGATGACCTGGAGAAGTTCGGTGAACGAACGCAGCGTGTTCGCGTGCGAAATGCAGACGCCGCAGCGATTATGCAGGATCACGGTTTTGCCACCGACGACTTATTCCATTTGGTCAAGGATCATCCGGATTGGCAATCGAAGGACGGCGTTCACTTCAACGGGAAAGGCAACGAGGCGTTGGCGAAGCAGGTAGCAGACAGTATTTCGAAGTGCTTGCCTGATTCGGTACCCACCGCGGATGATTCGGATACCCAATAG
- a CDS encoding class I SAM-dependent methyltransferase, whose protein sequence is MHTDDVMNHNRAAWNQQVDQGNRWTTPVDQQTIANARLGKFDIVLTPTQPVPAAWFPPLEGLTTLCLAAAGGQQAPVLAAAGADVTVFDASPRQLDQDRFVADRDGLPMKFVEGDMADLSVFADQSFDLIFHPCSNTFVPNIVPVWNECHRVLRSQGVLMAGFTNPMRYIFDDERKENGNLQVRYQIPYSDLDYLDQPHIQQAIAAGQPLEFAHSLDDQIGGQLNAGFALTGFYEDRYPDSSNDPLSSFLNTFIATRAVKI, encoded by the coding sequence ATGCACACCGATGACGTCATGAACCACAACCGGGCGGCGTGGAACCAACAGGTCGATCAAGGCAATCGCTGGACGACGCCGGTAGACCAACAGACGATTGCCAATGCACGGCTGGGAAAGTTCGACATCGTGCTGACCCCCACCCAACCAGTCCCCGCGGCCTGGTTCCCACCGTTGGAAGGCTTGACGACGCTCTGTTTGGCCGCGGCCGGAGGCCAGCAGGCTCCCGTTCTGGCGGCGGCCGGCGCGGACGTCACCGTCTTTGACGCATCGCCCCGTCAACTCGACCAAGACCGGTTCGTCGCGGACCGCGATGGACTTCCAATGAAATTCGTCGAAGGCGATATGGCAGACTTGTCCGTCTTCGCCGACCAGTCATTCGATCTGATCTTTCATCCCTGTTCGAACACGTTCGTCCCGAATATCGTCCCGGTCTGGAACGAGTGCCATCGAGTGCTACGAAGCCAAGGGGTACTGATGGCGGGATTCACCAATCCCATGCGATACATTTTTGACGACGAACGCAAAGAGAACGGAAATCTTCAGGTCCGTTACCAGATTCCCTATTCGGATTTGGACTATCTGGACCAGCCCCACATCCAACAGGCGATCGCTGCAGGCCAGCCGCTGGAGTTCGCCCACAGCCTGGATGACCAAATCGGCGGCCAACTGAACGCAGGTTTTGCATTGACCGGGTTCTACGAAGATCGCTATCCCGATTCTAGCAACGATCCATTGTCCAGCTTTCTAAACACGTTCATCGCGACCCGTGCGGTCAAAATCTGA
- a CDS encoding vWA domain-containing protein, which yields MMFLIQKPIAAISERRRLGAQRLALFGQGSGRRLGLKLLLCLIALIVIGGSFVASVLSRPVRTPILTLAGVYGPEWDLNSWVAEDLDAIGTLSQGTFSVGELPSIDQMAGGFWDQTDERIRAALAACPSDRPLTFYVNLHGAVDDDGRACWIPPNGLVADATTWFPIQDFLDHVAQLQTRDEFRPVVLLLECGRLRAHWPAGISENQFDDRLTEALASHSRSYPQSNVTILSSVSRGQRSLFSRLGDGDVFTRFVVDGLFGAADGCEPKKKADGYVDIDELHRYVRQQVGGWAQQHRGVDQTPTLHRVGSSQPFVIDRVTRRHRKASHPTPAPSKDDLQRLRTAVESVVAMRDMRPIAVDAHAWSQIQRTLHSIAQSVYGGNAVRQSSDRWYSRLERQLQSLRQEIAMRASESSHWADIEMNRSAHRIWSTIAKQPTRSTAEDMVDGVDHDKTMPVPMLYALLANGRERENRSDDKEQNLNGLGKNERSQKEFDFWRDPDLIRRVAVAQAGWLETTLGLPDGLFPAADQISTLVHDHRRRLADTILASGSPGDQTFEEVLSEFESSAKTASAALSELTLAWEIRAQSFLELPYLIQVINEVTVPSHSEHSQQDDLASIDDVMRLDTLLNQFIDQQQPWTSTLRDQIAIASKRSRDFLQHLSGARESTLMSMSGSSVQGSSLSMGAMAGTMSSANRCRLIASDPSQEMRVEEQLRQLDRELSRQPVKPLLVTSDPVGQTSEPVSDGFLAVLLGLDPDTTGDAQVRKQLRDLASLAGLDAGARHESRRVVSIIVNEHFSSVISANQKAQRQSRLASRINEVLDDFWFAPSSDGTAYFDQTSQALLTLADSETIETSDWKTARRSVNDKLIARRLASKNGLVIRASSTPSFVTLKQQSVSVSLDRSAGQGELPSGTAALSIRPSGAGSSLTNRPIAIRESGLVPAPRQTQTVASTNELTLTTQRTDHSVAEINFRGNRYQSSVMSSGTAFGVTTNGQPNTTGAEITIRDAMDAGRAVSFVLDCSASMNDPLKAELGIASQSTTAANKFDAARSALYEMMRRMQPSAAQVGLVMYGHRMAISGDERFAENNGLVLQKRYHQRFPFSPSIQPFEDVEIALATGRFDTVELELARQHLDAAVPWGQTPLYLAISKAIDDVSRSGDGVTKDIIVVSDGRNYQFNPTADTVFTLDQLIVQANEQDVRVHVIGFGVPTAEAATAAFEFETLASGTGGESVNDVKDATELLRRMEQLSSSESFKIKLPDGTERSGRFSETLRLPTVKDINTPVSVTISGVSTEIVISPGDRLELVANQMQHLLRSPPYLAGAPVFRPFATAEDHSASVRIGVDTPLLNQNDCRFRISLQRGDQQVSDRPKAMWVEIVPVDGETSVDAGSDQRVAYRTSQFEWLAKRPCPVAQFVCLGWPSDATGYQLNAWCVAESPASDPITLDTVSTEGQMRRLAGFDGVTYQVYRSADAIQIGFEYAKSDSVDLDAMMVVNLKDGDIASADHWYDDGGKHSFHVFRFAAAADAAKFELETIADLKKRSVHTVDPVQGSMVPNVATLSATTTSGVR from the coding sequence ATGATGTTTCTGATTCAAAAGCCGATCGCAGCGATATCGGAGCGACGGAGGCTGGGAGCCCAACGCCTTGCATTGTTCGGCCAGGGATCTGGCCGTCGGTTGGGGCTGAAGCTGCTGCTATGTTTGATCGCATTGATTGTCATTGGCGGAAGCTTTGTTGCATCGGTCCTGTCCCGTCCGGTTCGCACGCCCATCTTAACGCTGGCCGGCGTGTACGGACCCGAATGGGATCTGAACTCATGGGTCGCCGAAGATCTAGACGCGATCGGGACCCTTAGCCAGGGTACTTTTTCGGTCGGCGAATTGCCAAGTATCGATCAAATGGCGGGTGGTTTTTGGGACCAGACGGACGAACGGATCCGCGCAGCGCTGGCCGCCTGTCCCAGCGACCGGCCCTTGACGTTTTATGTGAATTTGCATGGCGCGGTGGACGACGATGGCCGAGCCTGTTGGATTCCGCCCAACGGGTTGGTGGCGGATGCGACGACCTGGTTTCCGATTCAAGACTTCTTGGACCATGTTGCACAGTTGCAGACTCGGGATGAATTTCGTCCAGTTGTGCTGCTGTTGGAGTGCGGACGTTTGCGCGCCCATTGGCCGGCCGGTATTTCCGAGAACCAGTTTGACGATCGATTGACCGAAGCATTGGCTTCGCATTCGCGTAGCTATCCACAATCCAATGTGACCATCTTGTCATCGGTTAGTCGCGGTCAGCGCAGTTTGTTTTCCCGGCTGGGGGATGGCGACGTGTTCACTCGGTTTGTGGTGGATGGTTTGTTCGGTGCGGCAGACGGTTGCGAGCCGAAGAAAAAGGCCGACGGATACGTTGATATCGACGAATTGCATCGTTACGTTCGTCAACAGGTCGGTGGCTGGGCGCAGCAACACCGTGGAGTCGATCAGACACCCACCCTGCATCGTGTGGGATCTTCGCAACCATTTGTCATCGATCGGGTGACTCGCCGACATCGAAAGGCGTCGCACCCTACGCCGGCGCCGTCAAAAGATGATCTGCAGCGACTGCGCACCGCGGTTGAATCAGTCGTGGCGATGCGTGATATGCGACCGATCGCAGTGGACGCGCATGCGTGGTCGCAAATTCAACGTACTTTGCACTCCATTGCCCAATCCGTGTATGGCGGAAACGCAGTGCGTCAATCCAGTGACCGGTGGTACAGTCGGCTAGAACGCCAGTTGCAGAGTCTGCGACAAGAGATCGCGATGCGAGCGAGCGAATCGTCCCATTGGGCGGACATCGAAATGAACCGCAGTGCGCATCGCATCTGGTCGACGATCGCAAAGCAACCGACGCGCAGCACGGCCGAGGATATGGTTGACGGCGTCGATCACGACAAAACGATGCCGGTTCCGATGCTGTACGCATTGTTGGCCAACGGGCGCGAACGCGAGAACCGTTCCGACGACAAAGAACAGAACTTGAATGGATTGGGCAAAAACGAACGAAGCCAAAAAGAGTTCGACTTTTGGCGCGATCCTGATCTGATCCGTCGCGTTGCGGTGGCGCAAGCAGGTTGGTTGGAAACCACTTTGGGGCTGCCTGATGGCTTGTTCCCGGCGGCCGACCAAATTTCGACGTTGGTTCACGATCATCGCCGCCGACTGGCCGACACGATCCTGGCCAGTGGATCACCCGGGGACCAAACGTTCGAAGAAGTGCTAAGTGAATTCGAATCGAGTGCAAAGACGGCCAGCGCGGCTTTGTCCGAGCTAACGTTGGCCTGGGAGATCCGCGCTCAGTCATTTCTAGAACTTCCGTACCTGATTCAGGTGATCAATGAAGTCACTGTGCCATCGCATTCGGAGCATTCCCAACAAGACGATTTAGCCAGCATCGACGATGTCATGCGTTTAGATACGCTGCTGAATCAGTTCATCGATCAGCAGCAGCCCTGGACGTCGACGCTTCGTGATCAAATCGCGATCGCGTCGAAACGGTCTCGTGATTTCCTGCAGCATTTGTCGGGGGCCCGCGAATCGACGCTGATGTCGATGAGCGGTTCATCGGTCCAGGGATCGTCGCTTTCGATGGGGGCGATGGCCGGCACGATGTCATCCGCCAATCGCTGTCGATTGATCGCATCGGATCCGTCTCAGGAGATGCGAGTCGAAGAGCAACTGCGGCAACTGGATCGTGAACTGAGTCGCCAGCCAGTCAAGCCGCTGTTGGTCACCAGTGATCCGGTCGGACAGACCAGCGAGCCTGTCTCGGATGGCTTTTTGGCGGTGTTGTTGGGATTGGATCCGGACACCACGGGGGATGCGCAAGTTCGCAAACAACTGCGTGATCTGGCGTCCTTGGCCGGGCTGGATGCCGGGGCCCGTCATGAATCACGACGGGTGGTTTCGATCATCGTCAACGAGCATTTTTCGAGTGTGATCAGCGCCAACCAGAAGGCCCAGCGACAGTCGCGATTGGCCAGCCGAATCAACGAAGTGCTGGACGACTTCTGGTTCGCGCCATCGTCCGACGGAACGGCCTATTTCGATCAGACCTCGCAAGCTCTGTTGACCCTTGCGGATTCCGAAACAATCGAAACGTCCGACTGGAAAACTGCCAGACGATCGGTGAACGATAAACTGATTGCACGACGACTGGCATCCAAGAATGGGTTGGTCATTCGTGCAAGTTCGACGCCGTCGTTTGTGACGCTAAAACAGCAGTCCGTTTCGGTTTCGCTGGATCGATCGGCGGGTCAGGGGGAATTGCCTAGCGGAACGGCCGCATTGTCGATTCGCCCATCGGGGGCAGGATCCAGTCTGACCAATCGCCCGATTGCGATTCGCGAATCGGGGCTCGTACCCGCCCCGCGGCAAACGCAAACGGTGGCATCCACCAACGAACTGACGTTGACGACGCAGCGAACCGATCATTCGGTCGCGGAGATCAATTTCCGTGGAAACCGCTATCAGTCGTCGGTGATGTCATCGGGCACCGCGTTCGGTGTGACAACAAACGGCCAACCGAACACGACCGGCGCCGAGATCACGATCCGCGACGCAATGGACGCTGGCCGAGCGGTATCGTTCGTACTGGATTGTTCCGCATCGATGAACGACCCATTGAAAGCAGAGCTTGGGATTGCTTCGCAAAGTACCACTGCAGCGAACAAATTTGATGCCGCCCGGTCGGCGTTGTACGAGATGATGCGGCGGATGCAGCCCAGCGCAGCGCAGGTGGGATTGGTCATGTACGGTCACCGGATGGCGATCAGCGGTGACGAGCGTTTCGCCGAAAACAACGGTCTGGTGTTGCAGAAGCGATACCATCAACGGTTCCCGTTTTCACCGAGTATCCAGCCGTTCGAAGACGTCGAAATCGCGTTGGCGACGGGACGTTTTGATACGGTTGAACTTGAACTGGCGCGTCAACATTTGGATGCCGCAGTCCCGTGGGGGCAGACACCGTTGTACCTAGCGATTTCAAAGGCGATAGACGACGTCAGCCGATCGGGCGATGGGGTCACCAAAGACATCATTGTTGTTTCCGACGGTCGCAATTACCAATTCAACCCGACCGCCGACACCGTGTTCACTTTGGACCAACTGATCGTTCAGGCGAACGAACAGGATGTTCGAGTCCACGTGATCGGTTTCGGTGTGCCGACGGCGGAGGCCGCCACTGCTGCATTTGAGTTCGAGACATTGGCCAGCGGCACCGGTGGTGAGTCCGTCAACGATGTGAAGGACGCCACCGAGCTGCTTCGGCGGATGGAACAGCTTTCGTCGTCAGAGTCCTTCAAGATCAAGCTGCCCGATGGTACCGAACGTTCAGGCCGTTTCAGTGAAACGCTCCGTTTGCCGACGGTGAAAGATATCAACACGCCGGTCTCCGTGACCATCAGCGGTGTGTCCACCGAGATTGTGATTTCGCCTGGTGATCGACTGGAATTGGTTGCCAACCAGATGCAGCACTTGCTGCGGTCACCGCCGTACTTGGCGGGGGCTCCGGTGTTTCGTCCCTTTGCGACCGCCGAGGACCATTCGGCTTCGGTCCGTATCGGCGTGGACACGCCGTTGTTGAACCAGAACGATTGCCGTTTTCGGATCTCGCTGCAACGCGGTGATCAACAGGTTTCCGATCGTCCCAAGGCCATGTGGGTCGAGATCGTTCCAGTGGATGGAGAAACCAGCGTCGATGCCGGTAGCGACCAGCGAGTCGCCTATCGAACCAGCCAATTCGAATGGCTGGCAAAGCGGCCTTGCCCGGTCGCCCAGTTCGTCTGTTTGGGGTGGCCGTCCGACGCGACCGGGTACCAGTTGAACGCGTGGTGTGTCGCAGAGTCGCCCGCGTCCGATCCAATCACGCTGGATACCGTATCAACCGAGGGTCAAATGCGCCGTCTGGCGGGATTCGACGGCGTGACTTACCAAGTTTATCGATCCGCCGACGCGATTCAGATTGGTTTTGAGTATGCCAAGTCGGATTCGGTCGATTTGGATGCGATGATGGTGGTGAACCTCAAGGATGGGGACATTGCATCGGCTGATCATTGGTATGACGACGGTGGCAAACACAGCTTTCACGTGTTCCGATTTGCCGCAGCTGCGGACGCGGCGAAATTCGAACTTGAAACCATCGCCGATCTGAAGAAACGTTCGGTACACACGGTCGATCCAGTGCAGGGATCGATGGTTCCCAACGTTGCTACTCTATCGGCGACAACAACCAGCGGAGTGCGGTGA